A single genomic interval of Streptomyces sp. BA2 harbors:
- a CDS encoding radical SAM protein — protein MNALDTIRSVELEITGTCDLQCAHCCTMSGPKVSSGLMTRDNWDEVITDIAALSIPAVQMIGGEPTLSPHLPHYIERATKLGLFVEVYSNLTHIRPALWRALDHPRVALATSYYSDQAEQHERITQGKGSHGRTRANILEALDRNIPLRVGIVEVNPGQRIAEAEAELRALGVKRVDVDRARKVGRAATGTIPTVDELCGHCFRHRVSIDPDGNVSGCILSRFLEAGNVRERPLHEILHDALWSEITATIPTPRSACTPEDSAGCNPGDTNPCTPVTGHTATAVGCTPDDSSDCDPSNTPACNPAYTTPAAPLSLEAIA, from the coding sequence ATGAACGCCCTCGACACCATCCGCTCTGTCGAGTTGGAGATCACCGGCACCTGTGATCTCCAATGCGCGCACTGCTGCACCATGTCCGGCCCCAAGGTGAGTTCGGGCCTCATGACCCGCGATAATTGGGATGAGGTCATCACCGACATTGCCGCACTCAGCATCCCCGCCGTGCAGATGATCGGCGGCGAGCCCACCCTCTCGCCCCACCTGCCCCACTACATCGAACGCGCGACAAAACTCGGCCTGTTCGTCGAGGTCTACAGCAACCTCACCCACATCCGTCCCGCCCTCTGGCGGGCCCTCGACCACCCCCGCGTCGCCCTGGCCACCTCTTACTACTCCGACCAGGCCGAGCAGCACGAGCGGATCACGCAGGGCAAGGGCAGCCACGGCCGCACCCGCGCGAACATCCTCGAAGCCCTCGACCGCAACATCCCCTTGCGCGTCGGAATCGTCGAGGTCAACCCCGGACAGCGCATCGCGGAAGCCGAGGCCGAGCTACGCGCCCTCGGCGTGAAACGCGTCGACGTCGACCGCGCCCGGAAGGTAGGCCGCGCCGCTACAGGCACTATCCCCACCGTCGACGAACTGTGCGGCCACTGCTTCCGCCACCGCGTATCCATCGACCCCGACGGCAACGTGTCCGGGTGCATCCTGAGCCGTTTCCTGGAAGCCGGAAACGTCCGCGAACGACCCCTGCACGAGATCCTGCACGACGCCCTATGGTCTGAAATCACAGCGACCATCCCCACGCCCCGTAGCGCATGCACCCCCGAGGACTCCGCAGGCTGTAACCCCGGCGACACGAACCCCTGCACACCCGTCACGGGCCACACCGCAACCGCAGTCGGCTGCACCCCCGACGACTCCAGCGATTGCGACCCGAGCAACACCCCCGCGTGCAACCCCGCCTACACCACCCCCGCCGCCCCACTCTCCCTGGAGGCCATCGCGTGA
- a CDS encoding phage holin family protein, whose product MSTPDGPVGTERSLGQLVSTATSEMSALVHDEIALAKAQLRQDVKRGAVGGAAFAAAGTVLIFSLPMLSFALAYGIRTWSGWNMAICFVLSFAANVLVAGVLALIGVVFAKKAKKGKGPQKAAASAKETAAVLQNVKPHPRSVGPAPAVGATLDRGSEKAAAVARSSS is encoded by the coding sequence ATGAGCACACCCGACGGGCCCGTCGGCACCGAACGCAGCCTCGGCCAGCTGGTCTCCACGGCGACCAGCGAGATGTCCGCGCTTGTGCACGACGAGATCGCGCTGGCCAAGGCCCAGCTGCGGCAGGACGTCAAGCGGGGTGCGGTCGGCGGCGCCGCGTTCGCAGCAGCCGGGACGGTGCTGATCTTCTCGCTGCCGATGCTGAGCTTCGCCCTGGCGTACGGCATCCGCACCTGGAGCGGCTGGAACATGGCGATCTGCTTCGTGCTCTCCTTCGCGGCGAATGTGCTGGTCGCCGGGGTGCTCGCACTGATCGGCGTCGTCTTCGCGAAGAAGGCCAAGAAGGGCAAGGGCCCGCAGAAGGCCGCCGCTTCGGCCAAGGAGACGGCTGCCGTACTGCAGAACGTCAAGCCGCACCCGCGTTCGGTGGGCCCCGCACCCGCCGTGGGTGCCACCCTCGACCGTGGCAGTGAGAAGGCTGCGGCTGTGGCACGCTCGTCTTCATGA
- a CDS encoding right-handed parallel beta-helix repeat-containing protein — protein sequence MQMTAGRLQYMLERLSESLTVTAYGAVGNGTVDDAPAIQAALNATKLRGGWVIVPPGTYLLATLPLRTYDYTRLTLLPGARFVRGAAETMLVNGDAGQNLGGYSGNGNIIIEGGVWDCQGTTPGLTASAMCISIGHARDVTIRDLEIRDVSGYHAIELNSTKRGTIENCRFLGYYDPGARDFSEAVQLDLAKSSGVFGAFGPYDHTPCEDILISGCYFGASGTSNTTAWPRGIGSHSATITKYHRRVRVSDCTFEGVTQYGVSAYNWEDVAVTGCNFSGCGSGVRFRTVILTDTEDTKRPDGTQTGASQAMRNLTVTGCTFRSGGGYDEPIVALGEASGQILNLTIGDNAIDGSTAGQNGIRLQQVQRFAISGNAISSVDGTAVSMENADNGAVTGNHVYTPGGHGLTAVTCTHLSLTGNQVLYPGGNGVLVQDGNNIHIRGSYIKSPGRSANATYYGIRLSSTASSISLSGNKVRPNGSGNEAINGFSATNTCSNVARYGNDWRGSEFTGGALDDKSPAPQTLATDLA from the coding sequence ATGCAGATGACCGCCGGGCGCCTCCAATACATGCTGGAACGGCTCTCCGAGTCGCTCACCGTCACCGCGTATGGAGCCGTCGGAAACGGCACCGTGGACGATGCCCCGGCGATTCAGGCAGCGTTGAACGCAACCAAGTTGCGCGGTGGTTGGGTGATCGTCCCGCCCGGAACCTATCTGCTCGCCACGCTCCCACTGCGCACCTACGACTACACGAGACTGACCCTGTTGCCTGGTGCGCGCTTCGTGCGTGGCGCCGCCGAAACCATGCTCGTCAACGGCGATGCTGGGCAGAACCTGGGCGGCTACAGCGGCAACGGCAACATCATCATCGAGGGCGGCGTCTGGGATTGCCAGGGGACTACGCCGGGGCTGACGGCCTCGGCCATGTGCATCAGCATCGGGCACGCCCGAGACGTCACCATCCGGGATCTCGAAATCCGCGACGTGTCCGGCTACCACGCCATCGAGCTCAACAGCACGAAGCGCGGCACCATCGAGAACTGTCGATTCCTGGGCTACTACGACCCCGGAGCGCGCGACTTCAGCGAGGCCGTGCAGCTCGACTTGGCCAAGAGCAGCGGCGTGTTCGGTGCTTTTGGTCCTTACGACCACACTCCGTGCGAAGACATCTTGATCTCTGGCTGCTACTTCGGAGCATCCGGCACGAGCAACACGACGGCGTGGCCGCGCGGTATCGGTTCGCACTCCGCGACGATCACCAAGTACCACCGTCGCGTGCGGGTCTCCGACTGCACCTTTGAGGGTGTCACTCAGTACGGCGTCAGTGCCTACAACTGGGAAGACGTCGCCGTGACCGGCTGCAACTTCAGCGGCTGTGGTTCCGGGGTGCGCTTCCGCACGGTCATCCTCACTGACACCGAGGACACGAAGCGGCCTGACGGCACGCAGACCGGCGCCTCACAGGCCATGCGCAACCTCACCGTCACCGGCTGCACCTTCCGCAGCGGAGGCGGCTACGACGAGCCAATCGTCGCCCTGGGCGAGGCGTCCGGGCAGATCCTCAACCTGACCATCGGCGACAACGCCATCGATGGCAGCACCGCGGGGCAGAACGGCATCCGCCTTCAGCAAGTCCAGCGCTTCGCGATCTCCGGGAACGCCATCAGCAGCGTTGACGGTACGGCCGTGTCCATGGAGAACGCCGACAACGGCGCGGTGACCGGCAACCACGTCTACACCCCCGGCGGGCACGGCCTTACCGCCGTGACCTGTACGCACCTCTCGTTGACCGGCAATCAGGTCTTGTATCCGGGCGGGAACGGCGTCCTGGTCCAGGACGGCAACAACATCCACATCAGGGGCAGCTACATCAAGAGCCCCGGACGCTCCGCCAACGCCACGTACTACGGCATCCGCCTGAGTAGTACCGCATCGTCTATCTCCCTCTCCGGGAACAAGGTCCGCCCCAACGGCAGCGGCAACGAAGCGATCAACGGATTCTCCGCAACGAACACGTGCAGCAACGTTGCCCGCTACGGCAACGACTGGCGCGGTAGCGAGTTCACCGGCGGCGCCCTCGACGACAAGTCACCGGCCCCGCAGACCCTCGCGACCGACCTCGCCTGA
- a CDS encoding methyltransferase domain-containing protein: MNWRPHAQALAEDVTHRTSRWRDHVAGTPRHLFVPRWWERTDDGWALHAPYDEGQWYAAAYRDRSLVTRVGPHHADRAKADDHPAGRPTSSATLPSLVVSMLRYAYLDDGDQLLYVGTGTGYGTALAARRLHSEQVTSVDVDPYLVESARERLDTIALGPRIETADATGALPVAAESADRLVSMVSVRTIPPSWLTALCRGGRLVTTIAGTSLLITADKDSDGGATGRVLWDRAGFMPVRHGDDYPPSLAPLLAAAQHQDGDNITTSPYPVVNVEQAWDLDSMLSVTAPGIVHEYREHDGQRTAIMAHADGSWARATAEGTDRPTVHQGGPRRLWDVLDGIRHDWLASGELPVRGARVFISPDGRTVLARGKWHAQL; this comes from the coding sequence GTGAACTGGCGACCACACGCGCAAGCCCTCGCCGAGGACGTCACCCACCGCACCTCACGATGGCGCGACCACGTGGCAGGCACCCCGCGCCACCTGTTCGTGCCCCGCTGGTGGGAGCGCACTGACGACGGATGGGCCCTCCACGCCCCGTACGACGAGGGCCAGTGGTACGCCGCCGCCTACCGCGACAGATCCCTCGTAACCCGCGTCGGCCCGCACCATGCCGACCGCGCCAAGGCCGACGACCACCCCGCCGGCCGTCCCACGTCCTCCGCCACCCTGCCGAGCCTTGTCGTCAGCATGCTGCGGTACGCCTACCTCGACGACGGCGACCAATTGCTGTACGTCGGCACCGGCACCGGGTACGGCACAGCCCTCGCCGCCCGCCGTCTGCACTCCGAGCAGGTGACGAGCGTGGACGTCGACCCCTATCTCGTCGAGAGCGCACGGGAACGGCTCGACACCATCGCCCTCGGCCCGCGCATCGAGACTGCGGACGCTACCGGCGCACTCCCCGTCGCCGCCGAGAGCGCCGACCGTCTCGTTTCCATGGTCTCTGTGCGCACCATCCCGCCAAGCTGGCTCACCGCGCTGTGCCGGGGTGGGCGACTCGTGACCACCATCGCGGGTACCTCGCTGCTCATCACCGCGGACAAGGACAGCGACGGCGGCGCCACCGGGCGCGTGCTGTGGGACCGCGCCGGATTCATGCCCGTACGCCACGGTGACGACTACCCGCCCAGCCTCGCCCCACTGCTCGCCGCCGCACAGCACCAGGACGGCGACAACATCACGACCAGCCCCTATCCGGTCGTCAACGTCGAGCAGGCATGGGACCTCGATTCCATGCTCAGCGTCACCGCCCCCGGCATCGTGCACGAGTACCGCGAGCACGACGGGCAACGAACCGCGATCATGGCCCACGCCGACGGCTCGTGGGCCCGTGCGACCGCCGAGGGCACCGACCGACCGACCGTCCACCAGGGCGGCCCCCGCCGCCTGTGGGACGTCCTCGACGGCATCCGTCACGACTGGCTCGCCAGTGGGGAACTCCCCGTGCGCGGGGCCCGCGTCTTCATCAGTCCCGACGGCCGTACCGTCCTCGCCCGCGGTAAGTGGCACGCCCAGCTCTGA
- the nhaA gene encoding Na+/H+ antiporter NhaA yields the protein MAAPAPSNAPRNNRKVLGRLSLPERNFVANALRAETVGGVLLLVAAVTALIWANTAGGSYESVSGFHIGPASLGLDLSIQHWAADGLLAVFFFVAGIELKRELVAGDLRDPKAAALPVVAALCGMAAPALVYVLVNTVGSGSMDGWAVPTATDIAFALAVLAVIGTSLPSALRAFLLTLAVVDDLFAILIIAVFFTSDLNFAALGGAVIGLAVFWLLLRKGVRGWYVYVPLALVIWGLMYNSGIHATIAGVAMGLMLRCSRREGEEHSPGEHIEHLVRPLSAGLAVPLFALFSAGVAVSGGALGDVFSQPETLGVVLGLVVGKAVGIFGGTWLAARFTKAELNDELAWPDVFAVASLAGIGFTVSLLIGELAFSEDPLLTDEIKAAVLMGSLIAAVLSGILLKMRNARYRALYDAEERDDDLDGIPDVYEQDKPEYHLRMAAIYEKKAAEHRRLAEVSAGARADDEGPA from the coding sequence GTGGCCGCGCCCGCACCCAGCAACGCACCCCGCAACAACCGCAAGGTTCTCGGACGGCTCTCGCTGCCCGAGCGGAACTTCGTCGCGAACGCGCTGCGTGCCGAGACCGTCGGCGGTGTCCTCCTCCTCGTCGCCGCCGTCACCGCGCTGATCTGGGCGAACACCGCCGGCGGCTCGTACGAGTCCGTGAGCGGTTTCCACATCGGGCCCGCCTCCCTCGGCCTCGACCTCTCCATCCAGCACTGGGCGGCCGACGGACTGCTCGCCGTCTTCTTCTTCGTCGCCGGCATCGAACTCAAGCGTGAACTCGTCGCGGGCGATCTGCGCGACCCGAAGGCCGCCGCGCTGCCCGTCGTCGCCGCGCTCTGCGGCATGGCCGCACCCGCTCTCGTATACGTCCTGGTCAACACCGTCGGCAGCGGCTCCATGGACGGCTGGGCGGTGCCGACCGCCACGGACATCGCCTTCGCGCTCGCCGTCCTCGCGGTCATCGGCACCTCGCTGCCGTCCGCGCTGCGTGCCTTCCTGCTCACCCTCGCCGTCGTCGACGACCTCTTCGCGATCCTGATCATCGCGGTGTTCTTCACCAGCGACCTCAACTTCGCGGCCCTGGGCGGCGCGGTCATCGGCCTCGCGGTCTTCTGGCTGCTGCTCCGCAAGGGCGTACGCGGCTGGTACGTCTACGTTCCGCTGGCCCTTGTCATCTGGGGGCTGATGTACAACAGCGGCATCCACGCCACGATCGCCGGTGTCGCGATGGGCCTGATGCTGCGCTGCAGCCGCCGCGAGGGCGAGGAGCACTCGCCGGGCGAGCACATCGAGCACCTGGTGCGGCCCCTCTCCGCAGGTCTCGCGGTGCCGCTGTTCGCGCTGTTCAGCGCCGGTGTCGCGGTGTCGGGCGGCGCGCTCGGGGACGTATTCAGCCAGCCGGAGACGCTCGGTGTGGTGCTCGGTCTCGTGGTCGGCAAGGCGGTCGGCATCTTCGGCGGCACCTGGCTCGCGGCGCGCTTCACCAAGGCCGAGCTCAACGACGAACTCGCCTGGCCGGACGTTTTCGCGGTCGCATCGCTCGCCGGCATCGGCTTCACCGTCTCCCTCCTGATCGGCGAACTCGCCTTCAGCGAGGACCCGCTGCTCACCGATGAGATCAAGGCGGCCGTCCTGATGGGCTCTCTCATCGCGGCCGTCCTTTCCGGGATCCTGCTCAAGATGCGCAACGCCCGCTACCGCGCGCTGTACGACGCCGAGGAGCGCGACGACGACCTCGACGGCATCCCGGACGTGTACGAACAGGACAAGCCGGAGTACCACCTGCGGATGGCCGCGATCTACGAAAAGAAGGCGGCCGAGCATCGCAGGCTTGCCGAAGTGTCGGCCGGGGCACGCGCCGATGACGAGGGTCCGGCATGA
- the acs gene encoding acetate--CoA ligase, translating to MLKEERRFAPPADLAANANVTAEAYEQAKADRLGFWAEQARRLTWATEPTETLDWSNPPFAKWFADGKLNVAYNCVDRHVEAGHGDRVAIHFEGEPGDSRAITYAELKDEVSRAANALTELGVQQGDRVAVYLPMIPEAVVSMLACARIGAAHSVVFGGFSADAIATRVKDADAKVVITSDGGYRRGKPAALKPAVDDAVSREGSSVEHVLVVRRTGQDVAWTESRDVWWHELTERQSAEHTPQAFDAENPLFILYTSGTTGKPKGILHTSGGYLTQAAYTHHAVFDLKPETDVYWCTADIGWVTGHSYITYGPLANGATQVMYEGTPDTPHQGRFWEIVQKYGVTILYTAPTAIRTFMKWGDDIPAKFDLSSLRVLGSVGEPINPEAWMWYRKNIGADKCPIVDTWWQTETGAMMISPLPGVTETKPGSAQRALPGIAATVVDDEAREVPDGGGGYLVLTEPWPSMLRTIWGDDQRFLDTYWSRFEGKYFAGDGAKKDDDGDIWLLGRVDDVMLVSGHNISTTEVESALVSHPSVAEAAVVGAADETTGQAIVAFVILRGTANADDEGLVADLRGHVGTALGPIAKPKRILPVAELPKTRSGKIMRRLLRDVAENRELGDVTTLTDSSVMDLIQTKLPAAPSED from the coding sequence ATGCTTAAAGAAGAGCGAAGGTTCGCGCCGCCGGCCGACCTGGCGGCCAACGCCAACGTCACCGCGGAGGCGTACGAACAGGCCAAGGCTGACCGGCTCGGCTTCTGGGCCGAGCAGGCCCGCCGGCTGACCTGGGCCACCGAACCGACCGAGACGCTCGACTGGTCGAACCCGCCCTTCGCGAAATGGTTCGCCGACGGGAAGCTCAACGTCGCGTACAACTGCGTCGACCGTCATGTCGAGGCGGGCCACGGCGACCGCGTGGCGATCCACTTCGAGGGTGAGCCCGGTGACAGCCGGGCCATCACCTACGCCGAACTCAAGGACGAGGTCAGCCGGGCCGCCAACGCACTGACCGAACTGGGCGTCCAGCAGGGCGACCGCGTCGCCGTCTACCTGCCGATGATCCCCGAGGCCGTCGTGTCGATGCTGGCCTGTGCCCGCATCGGCGCCGCGCACTCCGTCGTCTTCGGCGGTTTCTCCGCCGACGCCATCGCCACGCGCGTGAAGGACGCCGACGCCAAGGTCGTCATCACCTCCGACGGCGGCTACCGCAGGGGCAAGCCCGCCGCCCTGAAGCCCGCGGTCGACGACGCCGTGTCGCGCGAGGGAAGCTCCGTCGAGCACGTACTCGTCGTGCGCCGCACCGGCCAGGACGTGGCGTGGACCGAGAGCCGCGACGTGTGGTGGCACGAGCTCACCGAGCGCCAGTCCGCCGAGCACACGCCACAGGCCTTCGACGCCGAGAACCCGCTCTTCATCCTCTACACGTCGGGTACGACGGGTAAGCCGAAGGGCATCCTCCACACCTCCGGCGGCTATCTCACCCAGGCCGCGTACACCCACCACGCCGTCTTCGACCTCAAGCCGGAGACCGACGTCTACTGGTGCACGGCCGACATCGGCTGGGTCACCGGGCACTCGTACATCACGTACGGCCCGCTGGCGAACGGCGCGACGCAGGTCATGTACGAGGGCACGCCCGACACCCCGCACCAGGGGCGCTTCTGGGAGATCGTCCAGAAGTACGGCGTGACCATCCTCTACACGGCGCCGACGGCGATTCGTACGTTCATGAAGTGGGGCGACGACATCCCCGCGAAGTTCGACCTCAGCAGCCTGCGGGTCCTCGGGTCGGTCGGTGAGCCGATCAACCCCGAGGCCTGGATGTGGTACCGGAAGAACATCGGCGCCGACAAGTGCCCCATCGTGGACACCTGGTGGCAGACCGAGACCGGCGCCATGATGATCTCGCCGCTGCCGGGCGTGACCGAGACCAAGCCGGGCAGCGCCCAGCGCGCACTGCCGGGCATCGCCGCGACCGTCGTCGACGACGAGGCGCGCGAAGTGCCGGACGGCGGTGGCGGCTACCTCGTCCTGACCGAGCCGTGGCCCTCGATGCTGCGGACCATCTGGGGCGACGACCAGCGTTTCCTCGACACGTACTGGTCGCGCTTCGAAGGCAAGTACTTCGCCGGAGACGGCGCCAAGAAGGACGACGACGGCGACATCTGGCTGCTCGGCCGCGTGGACGACGTGATGCTCGTGTCCGGGCACAACATCTCCACCACCGAGGTCGAGTCGGCGCTCGTTTCGCACCCGTCGGTCGCCGAGGCGGCGGTCGTGGGCGCGGCGGACGAGACCACCGGTCAGGCCATCGTCGCGTTCGTGATCCTGCGGGGCACGGCGAACGCCGACGACGAGGGGCTCGTGGCGGACCTGCGGGGCCACGTGGGCACGGCCCTCGGCCCGATCGCCAAGCCGAAGCGCATCCTTCCGGTGGCCGAGCTGCCGAAGACGCGGTCCGGGAAGATCATGCGCCGCCTGCTGCGTGACGTCGCCGAGAACCGCGAGCTGGGCGACGTCACCACGCTCACGGACTCCTCCGTGATGGACCTGATCCAGACCAAGCTGCCGGCCGCGCCGAGCGAGGACTAG
- a CDS encoding peptidoglycan recognition protein family protein, with product MAPPLSATAFRAAIVGEGVDVVGVGDWTHHNRNHRGAWGPMRGVMIHHTVTSGTAHSVALCRDGHASLPGPLCHGVIDKSGRVHLVGYGRANHAGNGDDDVLDAVTAERSPLPADNEANTDGNRYFYGFECVNMGDNVDPWPEAQVEAIARAAAGICRKHGWGAESVIGHLEWQPGKVDPRGPIGKKGGPALTMAKIRARVDELLDDDEPSKPPTPGKPKPYTPPSFPKGLAPGRKSPSAKPLQRALKAAGYLAKGVPEADAYGPQTQAGVAKFHNAHPAYRASGTRHDPAIGPRGWAALHRLAYGK from the coding sequence ATGGCCCCGCCCTTGTCCGCTACCGCTTTCCGCGCCGCCATCGTCGGCGAAGGCGTCGACGTCGTGGGCGTCGGTGACTGGACGCACCACAACCGCAACCACAGGGGCGCATGGGGGCCCATGCGCGGAGTGATGATCCACCACACCGTGACGTCGGGAACCGCGCACTCCGTCGCCCTGTGCCGCGACGGGCACGCCAGCCTGCCCGGCCCGCTGTGTCACGGCGTCATCGACAAGAGCGGACGCGTGCACCTGGTCGGCTACGGCCGCGCCAACCACGCGGGCAACGGCGACGACGACGTACTCGACGCCGTCACCGCCGAACGCTCCCCCCTGCCCGCCGACAACGAAGCGAACACCGACGGCAACCGCTACTTCTACGGCTTTGAGTGCGTGAACATGGGCGACAACGTCGACCCGTGGCCCGAGGCCCAGGTCGAGGCCATCGCCCGCGCCGCCGCCGGTATCTGCCGCAAGCACGGGTGGGGCGCCGAATCCGTCATCGGTCACCTTGAATGGCAGCCCGGCAAGGTCGACCCCCGCGGCCCGATCGGCAAGAAGGGCGGCCCCGCCCTGACCATGGCCAAGATCCGGGCCCGCGTCGACGAGCTGCTCGACGACGACGAGCCGAGCAAGCCGCCGACGCCGGGCAAGCCCAAGCCTTACACCCCGCCGTCGTTCCCCAAGGGCCTCGCACCGGGCCGAAAGAGCCCGTCGGCTAAGCCGCTACAGCGGGCGCTGAAGGCCGCCGGATACCTCGCCAAGGGCGTTCCCGAGGCCGACGCGTACGGCCCGCAGACCCAAGCTGGCGTGGCCAAGTTCCACAACGCCCACCCGGCCTACCGCGCGAGCGGTACGCGCCACGACCCGGCGATCGGCCCGCGTGGTTGGGCTGCTCTGCACCGCCTCGCCTACGGCAAGTAG
- a CDS encoding DUF397 domain-containing protein produces the protein MSHVDDASTLRVTWKKSPYSDSGAQCVECGNVDERTTAIRDSKRPTGPALLFPRIAVHHLVEGIKADQI, from the coding sequence ATGAGCCATGTTGATGACGCCTCCACGCTGCGTGTGACGTGGAAGAAGTCTCCGTATTCCGACAGCGGGGCGCAGTGCGTCGAGTGCGGCAACGTTGATGAGCGGACCACCGCCATTCGGGACAGCAAGCGGCCTACTGGCCCCGCGCTGCTGTTCCCCCGCATCGCTGTGCATCACCTCGTCGAGGGCATCAAGGCCGACCAGATCTGA
- a CDS encoding DUF7848 domain-containing protein, with the protein MTRVLYVYREYHVAPNQDADAEPVTHCMECVACEQASSTAEDVDGPLNWVFNHLKSYPTHLAYREHLTRPYRAEPRTYP; encoded by the coding sequence ATGACACGCGTCTTATACGTGTACCGCGAGTACCACGTCGCACCGAACCAGGACGCGGACGCCGAACCGGTCACGCACTGCATGGAGTGCGTAGCCTGCGAGCAAGCCAGCTCCACCGCCGAGGATGTCGACGGGCCCCTGAACTGGGTGTTCAACCACCTGAAGAGCTACCCGACGCACCTCGCCTACCGAGAGCACCTCACGCGCCCCTACCGCGCCGAGCCCAGGACGTACCCGTGA
- a CDS encoding alpha/beta fold hydrolase codes for MTDPATPAPHPAQPTSLVRIEGPWTHRDVAANGARFHIAEMGDGPLVLLLHGFPQFWWTWRHQMVALADAGFRAVAMDLRGMGGSDRTPRGYDPANLALDITGVVRSLGEPDAALVGHDLGGYLAWTAAVMRPKLVRRLAVSSMPHPRRWRSAMLSDRKQTSAASYVWGFQRPWVPERQLVADDAALVGRLVRDWSGPRLPDDESVETYRRAMTIPSTAHCSIEPYRWMVRSMARPDGIQFNRRMKRPVRVPTLHLHGSLDPVMRTRSAAGSGEYVEAPYRWRLFDGLGHFPQEEDPVAFSTELVNWLKDPEPDR; via the coding sequence ATGACGGACCCTGCCACGCCCGCCCCCCATCCGGCCCAACCGACGTCACTCGTACGCATCGAAGGACCGTGGACCCACCGGGACGTCGCCGCCAACGGCGCCCGCTTCCACATCGCCGAGATGGGCGACGGGCCGCTCGTGCTGCTCCTGCACGGCTTCCCGCAGTTCTGGTGGACCTGGCGGCATCAGATGGTGGCACTCGCCGACGCGGGCTTCCGTGCGGTCGCGATGGACCTGCGGGGCATGGGCGGCAGCGACCGTACGCCGCGTGGTTACGACCCGGCGAACCTCGCGCTCGACATCACGGGCGTCGTCCGGTCGCTCGGTGAGCCGGACGCCGCGCTCGTCGGGCACGACCTCGGCGGATACCTCGCGTGGACGGCGGCCGTGATGCGGCCCAAGCTGGTGCGCCGCCTCGCCGTCTCCTCGATGCCGCACCCGCGGCGCTGGCGCTCGGCGATGCTGTCGGACCGCAAGCAGACCTCCGCGGCCTCGTACGTGTGGGGCTTCCAGCGGCCGTGGGTGCCGGAGCGTCAACTCGTCGCGGACGACGCCGCTCTGGTGGGGCGTCTGGTGCGGGACTGGTCGGGGCCGCGGCTCCCGGACGACGAGTCGGTGGAGACGTACCGCCGTGCCATGACGATTCCGTCGACGGCGCACTGCTCGATCGAGCCGTACCGCTGGATGGTGCGGTCGATGGCCCGCCCCGACGGCATCCAGTTCAACCGGCGCATGAAGCGGCCCGTACGGGTTCCCACGCTGCATCTGCACGGATCGCTCGACCCCGTGATGCGCACACGCAGCGCGGCCGGATCGGGCGAGTACGTCGAAGCGCCTTACCGTTGGCGGCTGTTCGACGGTCTGGGGCACTTCCCGCAGGAGGAGGACCCTGTCGCTTTCTCGACCGAGCTGGTGAACTGGCTGAAGGATCCCGAGCCGGACCGGTAG
- a CDS encoding Scr1 family TA system antitoxin-like transcriptional regulator produces MSAPTVRRRRLGAKLRALREALNLTGEDVVEKSGDRFTTAKISRIETARVAAQRSDVELLLDLYGVDDMELRAALLTLTKEGARRGWWHSYRGVLTPVYEDLISLEAEAESVSTWQLGVIPGLLQTSEYAREIIRATSMSDAIAANIDALVEVRLARQAVLTREEPLTLWAIIAEQALRSSSEVDGLMHEQLGRLLSVGRRANVNIQVLRSDAPLHVGQMGTFTLLGFGPHADLDVVHTEGLTSALYIEETDKVAAHRDAWQRLTSAALSV; encoded by the coding sequence GTGAGCGCTCCCACGGTCCGGCGGCGCAGGCTCGGTGCAAAGCTGAGAGCACTTCGCGAGGCCCTGAACCTGACCGGCGAGGACGTCGTCGAAAAGAGCGGCGACCGATTCACCACGGCGAAGATCAGCCGTATCGAGACGGCGCGCGTGGCGGCCCAACGGTCCGACGTCGAGCTACTTCTCGACCTGTACGGCGTCGACGATATGGAGCTACGTGCGGCCCTGCTGACCCTGACAAAGGAAGGCGCACGCCGCGGTTGGTGGCACTCGTACCGAGGTGTACTCACGCCTGTGTACGAGGACTTGATCAGCTTGGAAGCTGAGGCAGAGTCTGTCTCAACGTGGCAGCTCGGCGTGATTCCCGGCCTGCTCCAGACCAGCGAGTACGCCCGCGAGATCATCCGTGCCACGTCCATGTCCGATGCGATCGCGGCGAACATCGATGCATTGGTCGAGGTGCGGCTCGCTCGCCAGGCCGTACTCACACGTGAAGAGCCCTTGACCCTGTGGGCGATTATTGCGGAACAGGCCCTACGGTCATCGTCCGAGGTCGACGGGCTGATGCACGAACAGTTGGGACGACTGCTCTCCGTAGGGCGTCGAGCAAACGTGAATATCCAAGTGCTCCGGTCGGATGCGCCGTTGCATGTTGGGCAGATGGGCACCTTCACCCTGCTCGGATTCGGACCCCATGCCGATCTTGACGTCGTCCATACCGAAGGGCTGACGTCGGCCCTCTACATCGAGGAAACCGACAAGGTCGCTGCACACCGTGACGCCTGGCAACGGCTCACATCCGCCGCACTCTCGGTCTAG